GCAATTGCTAGAAAACAATTTAGtggtttgtttttcttctcctttatcTGATTCATTACTTGGTTTGATTAtgaactttgtttttttctttcatatatcTTTATCGATTATGGAACCATGACCTTGACTAACTATTTCCTTTATGGAATGCGCACGCagataatttgattaaaaagatTAGAAGGGATCTGCCACAAGAAATTGATTCAGCTCATGGTCAAGTATGGGATACTATGCTTGTCAACAAATATCTTGGTGAGCTCCAAGTGGCAAAGAAGCTGGGTAGGAAGGAGCGGAAGCACAAAGAAGCCCAGGCTGTTCTTGCTGCTGCTACTGCTGCTGCAGCAGTTTCATCTAGGATTTCTTCACTCGGGAAAGATTTGCTTGATGAATCAGCAAATCAGGAGGTTATTGGCATTGCCTTAGAAATTACTTTAATGGTCAACGGATGGGAAAATGATGGTTATTTTGGTTATAATCTTCATTATAATTCATTGTCTCTGCAGAATTTGGGGAAACTTAACACTACTAGTGGAAGGCCTAGTTATTGTTCTCAACTTATGCCACGAGCAAGGGAGACAGTTCCTAAAGTGGGTGTCCGCAAGGATTCACTAGAACGGCATTCTAGGTCTATTCAATCAGCATTGGATTTTTCCAAAGATCATCCCAAATCATGTGATATCTGTAGTCGGCCTGAGACACTGATGAATCCTATTTTAGTCTATTCAAGTTGCAAGGTTTCCACCttgagtttttccttttctccaagTAACCTTAGTTTGCTTGGATTTGACAAGCTTCTCTGGTAACGGGTTTCTATGCACATGGATTGCTACCGAAGTGCCAAAGAATCCACTGAACCATGGTACTGTGAATTATGTGAAGAGTTACGGAGGTACTGTGAATTATGTGAAGAGTTACGGAGTTCTAGAGCACCAGCTGTTGATTTCTGGGAGAAATTTACTTCTGCTGCCGAATGTGCTTTATGTGGAGGCAACACTGGTGCTTTTAGGAAATGCAAAGATGGTAAATGGGTCCATGCCTTCTGTGCTGAGGTGAATGGATTTTCCTTTGTGGTTTATGTGGATATttctttgttattatttttatacATATGGGAATTTGAATTCTGTTTTGATTATTTATGCTCTTGTTTGTGCTCTAGTGGGTCTTTGAAGCTACCTTCACAATAGGACAAGTAAATCCAGTCGAAGGAATGGTATGTGTCATGCTAGGTGTCTGAACTATTTAATTCCGTGTAATTCTTTGTTTGTCCCTGTAGACATGTATCCCATATTCATGcctgtttattttctttaatgtcGTAAAGCAATGTATTTGACAAAATGGCAGGATTCAATTCCAAAAGGTGTTGACGAGTGTAATGTGTGCCACCATAGATATGGTGTCTGCAGAAAGGTGAACTTACCTTTATGATTTTATGAACTCTGTGTCATTATAAGTAGATGAAGCTAAGTCTGGCTCTTATGCCTGTAATGCAATTATGGTCACTGGCAAAGCACGTTTCATCCATCATGTGCTCAAACTACTGGATTGTTCATGAGCGTAAAAatagtttgtttattattgcttcTAAAATGTTGTTTGATGTTTGTGTTAtatttgatgaatgacaagtttgtttattattgttgcattcatttccatttttttaactataaaaaaaccagttggaacttggaaccgaccccggaacctgtgacagggtaggttccaggttcttggttctgacGAGTGAGCGGTTCtcggttccttacaggttccgcttggaacctggaacctaccctcgggtacaagttcctcattttttggaacctagaacctacccgtcagaaccaagaatctggaacctaccctgtcacaggttccggggtcggttccaggttccaacaggttcctttttcttttctttttgtggcaCCTAATCAATGAATTAGACCATAGGATGAAATAGACAACTAGTAATATTCTTAGCCAATTCAGAAACTAAAGGACTTCCTTTCTTGCATACTTCATGCACCACTTCAACTTACTTGGATGATTTGGTGGAAATGTAATCCTTAAGGTTGCGGACAGCATCAGCATCATTTACAAATGACATTGAAATGAAGTCTATGCCTTCATCAATTCCAAAGTTTATGTCAGCCCAGTCCTGCAAATCAACCATATAATACGATGAAGTAACAAACTTGAAAGGAATTCGTGGATTTTTTGTATTTGAAATCATCAATTGTAGGCTTGCAGTGCAATTTCTCCATCTACGCACACCAATCAGATTACTTAATGACAATGAGAGGACCAAGGAGCATCAAATTAGAATTTATGACATATGTACTATGTTGTTTAATTAGTGGGAATCAAGAAGAGAGAACACCAGCTTGGTAATCCTCTCATCTCTAGTCATATACTTCCCAGCAGATGAGTCCCTTTTCGTATCCATCCTCGTAAAACAAAGCTTACTACTCAGTTCTATATTCAtcactgtttccatcaaatgtGAAGGTATCAATGATTTAGATGGTAACGGCATCAATACATTACTATGAAGTGCTGAGGGCATGTGGTTAGTCTTCAGCCCCATCCCATGCAATAGAAATACTGATATAGTATGCGTAACCCATGGATAACTCTTCAACTGACAATATTATGAATCACCTACTTtagaagaaaggaaataagGGGCCACGGCAAGATTTTATAAATGAAGCTGTGAGGTTTAGGTCTATTAATGGTTTGCCAGAACCAACTCTTGTCCCTTATTTCTTGCAAATTTTATCACAAATGGAAATGCATTGGATCTAggatttctcattttctcatgTTTTCTTATGGTCGACTATAAAATTCAATGACCCAGCAATGAATGAACACCACGCAGAATGTCCACATTGAAGCAAGAACAAGACACTTAAAGCGTCAAAGAACTACCAAAAGCAGTAATGTCCGAGGAATATAAACAAGAAACCAGGATTATGAAATCCACCTTTCTTGACAGAGTAGGCAATTTGTAATTCCTCTTAACAAGCTTCCCATCTCACCAAAAGCTAAACTTTGCGCAAGGTAGAAACAAACCAGAATCTATGCACTTGCACTTCAAATCATTCCTAATCTTTTCAATGACTTCAAAACTTGCCATGCCTCCATCAATAACGAGCTCATCACCAACCTCGATACCTGCAGGTTTAACATAAAGAGGGATGGTTACACATCAAACTATGTCAATTACATTAAAAGACTCTGTTGTCTATGCAGTAACTCGTACCTTCAGAAAAACCGGAGTGGTTTGCTTGGACAGTGAAAGGGTGGGAACCCTCGAACCCTTTGGTAGTATATAACCAGATTGATCCTTCCTGATTTTCTCATAGCAAAACAAAGCCATATGAGAATAGCAATAAGCAAATTAATGTATCTTCCATTAAGATGAAGCTTAAACATAGATGCAGACCAAACCGgacaaaatttcacaaaaaagaagTCCGAAAGGAGCGTTAAGTGATCCCTTTGTCACACACTGACCTCTACTTTGACAGAGGAAGGAGCACCATGATCAACAACATGAATCTGACTACCCTCGGTATCAATCAATGGGGATATGTTGACACGGAAAGGAGCAGCAAGCGGCATTGGGGTGAGCGGCGAGCGACGTCCACCGGGGGGACAAGCGGCGTCCAGCGGCGGCGTCCAACGGCTGAGTGGCAAGCAGCGACCGACGTCCGACGACTAAGCGGCGAGCGAGCGGGGGTGACGGCATCGAGGGAGGCAAGGGCGGGGCGAACGGGGAGCGAGTGGTGTCAGACGGCAAGATCCAGGGCAAGCGGTGTCTGGCGGCGGCAtcgagggcgagcggcgtccGGCGGTGATGTCAAGGGCAAGCAACGTTGGGGACGGGGCAGAGGCAGAGAGACAGAGGCAGAGAACGATGGGAGAGGAGAACTGAGACCGAACGGCATCGAGGGC
This Eucalyptus grandis isolate ANBG69807.140 chromosome 7, ASM1654582v1, whole genome shotgun sequence DNA region includes the following protein-coding sequences:
- the LOC104453850 gene encoding pyruvate kinase isozyme A, chloroplastic-like gives rise to the protein MPLAAPFRVNISPLIDTEGSQIHVVDHGAPSSVKVEEGSIWLYTTKGFEGSHPFTVQANHSGFSEGIEVGDELVIDGGMASFEVIEKIRNDLKCKCIDSGLFLPCAKFSFW